The Sebastes umbrosus isolate fSebUmb1 chromosome 1, fSebUmb1.pri, whole genome shotgun sequence genome includes the window TTAAACTAATTTATTAATGCCCatttttttattagttattaatcaattaaatgctttattactatttacatGACTCTAGTGGTCCTCCATAATAGACAGCCAAACTTACAAACTAGTGCACATACAAGCAGAGTGATCATGCTTtgtttattacttatttattgagCCATTTATTGGACGATGTGCATTTACATATGAGTAAGATCTTtgttaagtgtgtgtgcgtgtgttatatatatacacacacaatgatcaaatgtggGTAAATAATTACACTAACAGACCCAGCAGTCAATCCAAAGATAAAGCTGTTAAGGAGTAATAGGCATGTATGTATGACAGAAAGTGGGATGGATGTTTATTAATCCACAATGCAGTGATGTAGGGTCTAATACTAAAATTAAACCCTATTTATTTGAGTTTAATTTATCAAAATGGCTCGACAGTTCAGTAAATTGTTGATATTCAGAGTACTTTCAAACAAGTGAAGGAGGCGCTCATGTGTTTGAATTAAGTATatgacagacattttttttaccgcTTTTAACCTTTGAGGGTCAAGACTCCCTGTGTGTCCAAAGTTACagctgtagggctgcaactaacacttcatcattgattaatctataaatcatattttaataattgtttACAAATTCCCACCACATGTTTGTAGAACCCAATGATACGTCTCAAAATGGATTATCTAGTTTGACTAACTCCCAGAGGTATTGTGATGGCTCAGAAACACAAGCTTGAACCCAAAAGTAGTGATCGTCAAAGACTAGATGTTTTCCTGTCATTTTACAGAAAATCCATTTACACACAGTACATGAGAAACACCTCTCTGCATCATGCAGTTTTGTACTAGATTGCATTAGATTGTGAAGGCAGGCCTCTGAAATTTTCAAATTTGACTCCTCTGAGTCACAAGGGGCCCAGGGGAAATCAATAAGTGCCTGTTAAACCACAGCTTGAATGCACGATAGCTGTAGATTTGTGGTTAATTAGAAACACTCTTTAATCTTTTAGGGTATTTGGGGCGTCCATGTGGTGCGTACATGCAGCGGTCCAGCCGTACCTGCCGGCAGGATCACAGCACTTCAGGCAGTGGATTTATGGAAGAGACACTTTGCAGAGAGAGGCGTGACGGAGCCGGACCACTCCAGCCTTTACATCATTGCTCATCTGTTCGGGGCTAAAACTGTGAGTGGACATTTGCTGAGCTCATTCATTGCTTGACATAATGAATGAATAGAGACATTAACATTTAACAGCATCCCTTTCTGTTCCTACATGCCATTTCTTTAAACAGATAGAAAGTCTTGGACAGAGGAAGTTAACGGAGGTCCTCAGCCCAGAAAAAACAGAGCAGATATGGAAGCTCTGCTCTAGACGCCTATCCAGGTATAAAGTGTCTACATACACCTCTGTATAAATACGTATTCAGATGTATTTTTACTGAGAAtactcatgtgtgtgtgttgatgcagAATGCCTGTGCAGTATGTGATTGAGGAGTGGGACTTCAGAGATCTGACACTGAAGATGAGGCCTCCTGTGTTCATACCAAGACCTGAAACAGAGGTTTGAGAAGAGGAAAACCAAACGTAGACTGAAATATAAGTGATCAATCACACACGatcagtgttttctgtgtgtgtgtgttgatgcagGAGTTGGTTGAACTCGTGCTCGCTGATCTGGAAATGAAGCCCGGGACTGGAGTCTGTGCAGACACCCACCATACATGCTTGGAAGTGGGATGTGGCTCTGGTGCCATTTCTCTTAGTCTGCTGAAGAGTCTGCCTCAGGTGAggtttgtgtttattgtaggAAATAGATTTTTAGCCTCTAGGAATGTCAGTGTCGGTGcatcagtccaccactttgatccagGCTGAAATATCgtaactactggatggattaccatgaacTTTGGTACACActttcatgttccccagaggataaaGCCTGCTGACATAGGTGATCCCCTGACTGTTCCTCTAGCACCATCAGAAAGTCAAACTTGTCACTTTTCACAATCAACATCTGATAGATGTATTGGCACCACATTTTGTATTCATAGTCCCCAGAGGATGTATCCCAATGAATCTAGTGTTCCTGACCTTTACGTCTAGTGACACCATGAGGTTGacgtttgtggttttgagtgaaaacaGATGGAATGCCATTAAACTtgttacagacattcatgttcccctcaggatgattCTGAATAACTTTGGTTGTTCATTAGGAGGTTCAGTATGAAAGGTTCCCCATCATCATGGGCATCGGATCAGAatgtaaaaaactaaatatttgaatctgaacagtttatttttcttcaaaacTCAAGTAGTGGCATTTAAtgaacttaaaggggaactacacccattttcaaaattcatacatgttattctaTATGGTTTAAGACCGttcaaaaatattaaacatgaacgGCCCCCTCCCAAATCCGAAAAAGACAAGAGTGCTAAAACTATTTGTTGCTccacagacaatgaatgggagactgattttatggacccacagaaagtttgttttctttttttatacccaaatgagctttattctagggatgcaccgatccatctttttcagtcctgataacGATACCTGTggtttgggtatcggccgataccgagtactgatccgataccagcgtttaattaataagcaGTATGCCTCACTTTGTGCAAGTGACTtgaatcattcttttatgtgtaaggaaacatccgGCTAGACTTGACTTTCCtaactttgcaaaacaaaatgtaacaaataaatacatagatataaaatgtaattgttctttatgattaaaataattctgcaccagtaacttggtaaaaaaaatcttcaaaattaacaggaatgacgattcaggtgtaaacattttcaatgcagcaaAAAATTTGTCAAAACTTTAACAGGAATTTAAATGCCAGTATACATTACTATGTATGTAgtgtataaacatagaattaaattgaatagatcagccccattgtcagaCACCTAAtctagctatttgagtcagtatcggcctgatatccgatcaAGTAATCAGTACATCCCTACTgtactttattctattgtagtgttgtcagttgtgaaacagaaaacagatcatccccctgggtgctctcagtgtcatcttgaacatctctccccattcattgtctatggcgCAGCTCCACAGTTTTacaccctatgacatcacaagatTGAGATTTAGCCTCaggtttttggatttgggaaagAGTTGTTcatctttaatatttttttggactgtcttaaaCCAGAGGAATAAcctgtatgaattttgaaaatggctgtaGTTGCCCTTTAAGCACAAGACACACATGGGTTGGCATATCTGAAATAAACCAAATACAAGATTAGACATTAacacaataaatcaaatcagTCTCAAATGTCCATCTTAAAGAAATAACGCTAAATAAAGCTCTCAATTAAACATGGACATAGGAAAGAAGTAAAGCGTAATACAAGGAAGACACACCTCTTACCAGACCTGCCGCTGCCCCATGTGAAGGTGAAAAAGAGTGCAGTCTTTAAATAAGGAGTGAGCAGGTGAACTTAATCAGGTTAATGAGGGGCGACAAAGAGTGGAAACAAGAGCCAATCAGTGATGAGGAAAGGAAgtgtaaaaatacaataatatacagtagatatctTTACTAcattggtgatcccctgacattTCATCTGGTGCCAAATTCattgcaaaactaatgacatcccCATCAGCTGTTAGCGTGCTGAAATGTtgagcatgctaacacgctaaactgagATCTTGAACATGTtaaatatgacacctgctaaACAAAGTTAGGTTggagattcaggtgtgttatgctagtagcagctaatgttttatcattttttttcattttcaaactgaaaTGGTGAAGTGATCAGTTGGCTCCGAgagaatatatttattacaattatGACTAATCACTGGTCGGTCtcagtttaaaaaatgtgaatagTTTGTCAGTTTCCAGTCCTTATACGTTGAATACTTTGGGTTTTTAGGCTGCTGGTCAGACTAATGAAGTAATTTTGTTTTGGTATCAGGTGATGGCCATGTGTCAGTTTTGACATAAAGACTAAATGATGAATCACTTAGTAGaatagttaaaggtcccatattatgctcattttcaggttcatacttgtattttgtatttctactagaacatgtttacatgctgtaatgttaaaaaaaaactttattttcctcatactgtcagcctgaatatgccggtatttaccctctgtctgaaacgctccgttttagtgcatatttacggaattgcaacagaattgcgttgctaggcaacagtttgggtccatgtgtacttcctgtcagctgatgtcattcacatacactgcaaccaggaaaaaactgggacacatttagaatgtttacgtttaaaattgtgtaaagggtctaaatattgtatattcgtgacatcacaaatgggcagaaatcctgacagcttgtttcaaatgcagagcttccgaatacgggctgtgtgtatttccctgtggattgagtgttttgatactttcacggtatttatataggacttaagcctgctttataataaaaaaacatgaaaatctcactttgtataatatgggacctttaaatagaaCAATAGAAACATCAGTAGGTTAacagataatgaaaaaaaacattagttaTCAGCTGTAGCATAGATATACATGGTTAAGTCGAAGGCTTCGTAGTAGAATACACTATTGACCTCACATCACAAAGCACAGTAAATATTGTCAGCTCACTGCTGACTCATACTCTCTACCATCCTGACATCTGGTTATCTATGTctgtttatttgtctttctccaaTGTTAGCAGATCGTAAAGTTGTAAAAATGTCTCCTCATGCAGACAAATAGATCCTTTTCCCTGAGGTACTTGTAtccaaacagaaaacagcactTTTAATTGccgtgtttgtttctttttccctAGCTTAAAGTCATCGCCGTGGATCAGAGCCAGGATGCGGTGGATTTAACAGGGGAGAATGCGTTAAGGTAATTGTACCATAGCACACATAAGCAAGTTGTCAATATCCTTATTGATTTACTTTTATTAAAGACTTACAGTTTAATTGGGGCGTATAGAGTAATGCATAAAGTCTGATGAAGGACTTTTCTCTGCAGGTTGGGGCTTCAGGACAGATTACAGATTCATCATATAGATGTAATGAAAGGTAAGTGAAAGCAATGCATtgcaattattaaaaaatgcaCCTAAACAtactgctgattttttttttttaagtttaaatttgtgttttgtcAGATGCAGAAGCTGTGTTGAGCCTCTGTAGCCATGTCTCAGCGTTGGTCAGTAACCCCCCGTACCTGTTCTCAGAGGATATGACGACGTTGGAACCTGAAATATTACGGTGACTTAATCATATTCAACCTGTCTTAATTAATTTTTTACTTAACCTCTCCCCATAGATAGCCTTTATAAACAGTATTAACACTTAATAATATGCTAAACTATAATGCAGTTTGAAAGTGTGTATTAATGGATTTGTCAACAATTAGGCAACAACTCTAACTGGTGTATAAACATTTAATGAATGATTGATTGTAAAATAGTTGTTATCATTgataattatatattacatgCATGAACAAATCCTTATAGTGTGCTATGAATAATCTATTAACTGTTCACACATATGACTCACTCACATTACAAAATGTCTTTATATCTGCCTACACATTAAAGGCTGTAGCATACTGC containing:
- the hemk1 gene encoding MTRF1L release factor glutamine methyltransferase — encoded protein: MWSRSVSAGYRCFGCRSVGPKGIWGVHVVRTCSGPAVPAGRITALQAVDLWKRHFAERGVTEPDHSSLYIIAHLFGAKTIESLGQRKLTEVLSPEKTEQIWKLCSRRLSRMPVQYVIEEWDFRDLTLKMRPPVFIPRPETEELVELVLADLEMKPGTGVCADTHHTCLEVGCGSGAISLSLLKSLPQLKVIAVDQSQDAVDLTGENALRLGLQDRLQIHHIDVMKDAEAVLSLCSHVSALVSNPPYLFSEDMTTLEPEILRFEDHAALDGGEDGLKVIKQILTLAPQILSNHGRVYLEVDPRHPPLIQTWVEANVEEIRYVETRHDISGRPRFCILQKEESNKEHKLDQD